One Nicotiana sylvestris chromosome 12, ASM39365v2, whole genome shotgun sequence genomic window carries:
- the LOC138883125 gene encoding uncharacterized protein gives MEITTRSGKVLQGEGKQVVDVEELEKGVEIEEPSVVKIEKILEDVQVQKENREEVKERVKETPKTLPPIPRPPLSFPQRLARKVDDSKLEKFYDILNQLSVNIPFVEAFQEMPGFAKYLKDLITKNKTTKNEVVNVTHRVSSIIATSTVQKKEDPRAFTIPCTIGAHDFARALCDNGASINLMPLSIYKKAGLVGIIDDVLVNVGKFHLPADFVILDCAVDKEIPIILGRPFLATGRALMDSERNEIKFRVNDEEVTFQASKGMKLPHEYEIISMINVVDEVEDAVEMKMEEQCLGEALAAILVNFDGEDMEGYMESVNALEGLGSYTYAPAKISLDLENRSTPPSKPSIIEPPQLELKPLPQHLRYKFLGSNDTLPVIVSSLLNDVQVEQLLEILKEHRQAIGWTIAHIQGIPVGICEQKSNWKVK, from the exons ATGGAAATTACTACTCGGAGTGGGAAGGTACTACAAGGAGAGGGCAAACAAGTGGTTGATGTAGAAGAGTTAGAGAAAGGGGTTGAGATTGAAGAGCCAAGTGTTGTCAAAATTGAGAAGATTCTGGAGGATGTGCAAGTGCAAAAAGAGAACCGGGAAGAGGTAAAGGAAAGGGTAAAAGAGACACCAAAAACTCTTccacctattcctagacctcctcTTTCATTCCCTCAAAGACTCGCTAGGaaggttgatgatagcaaactTGAAAAGTTCTACGACATTCTCAACCAATTATCGGTGAATAttccatttgtggaagcatttcaagagatgccgggttttgctaagtatttgaaagatttgatcaCCAAGAATAAAACCACCAAaaatgaagtggtgaatgtgactcaccgggttagttccatcattgcaacatccaccgttcaaaagaaagaagacccgagagctttcaccattccttgtacTATTGGGGCACATGATTTTGCAAGAGCCCTTTGTGATAATGGAGCTAGCATCAACTTGATGCCTCTTTCCATTTACAAGAAAGCAGGATTAG tgggaattattgatgatgtacTTGTGAATGTGGGAAAATTTCATTTACCCGCCGACTTCGTAATCCTTGATTGTGCGgttgacaaagagatccctatcatcttGGGGAGACCATTCCTTGCCACTGGAAGAGCACTAATGGATTCGGAACGGAATGAGATCAAATTTCGTGTGAATGATGAAGAGGTTACATTCCAAGCAAGCAAGGGTATGAAACTACCGCATGAGTATGAAATCATCTCGATGATTAATGTTGTTGATGAAGTAGAGGATGCGGTTGAAATGAAAATGGAGGAACAATGCCTCGGCGAGGCATTGGCGGCTATTTTGGTGAACTTTGATGGTGAAGATATGGAGGGGTATATGGAATCGGTAAATGCATTGGAGGGGCTTGGGTCCTACACTTATGCTCCGGCAAAGATCTCTCTCGACTTGGAGAATAGATCCACTCCACCCTCAAAGCCTTCTATTATTGAACCTCCGCAACTAGAGCTCAAACCACTCCCACAacacttgaggtataaatttcttggctcaaatgatactttaccagtaattgtttcttctttgttgaatgatgtgcaggtagaacaattGTTGGAAATCTTGAAGGAGCATAGGCAAGCTATTGGATGGACAATTGCGCACATCCAAGGGATCCCCGTGGGAATTTGCGAGCAAAAATCCAATTGGAAAGTGAAATGa
- the LOC138883126 gene encoding uncharacterized protein — protein MGSYTYKPRKLPLDLENWKIPPAKPSIEEPPTLELKPMPPHLRYEFLGPSSTLSIILSSCLTNMQLESTLEVLKRRKRAICWTLEDIRGISPAFCMHKIILEEGAKTSIEHQRRLNKAMQEVVKKEIIKWLDVGAVYPISDSSWTSPVQCVPKKGGMVVIGWPDVLFIAFLMDTPAIIKSLFLLRTKRRPLSLVPMNSFEDCSNNLDRVLVRCKEPNLVLNWEKCRFMVEEGIVLGHKISKHGTEVDKDKIEDAKFHVNEDFMKAFELVKFKLTTTPIITALDWSLPFELKCDASNFAVGAVLGKRINKIFHSINYARKTMNDAQVNYTLTKKEFLAIVFAMEKFWQYLMGTKVIVHTDHVALRYDEQERF, from the exons ATGGGGTCGTATACTTATAAGCCTCGCAAGCTacctttggatcttgaaaactggAAGATTCCTCCagcaaagccctcaatcgaggagcctcccacTTTGGAGTTAAAGCCAATGCCTccacatctcaggtatgaatttcttggcccttcttctactttGTCGATTATCCTTTCTTCTTGCTTAACTAACATGCAGTTAGAGTCCACATTGGAGGTGCTAAAAAGGAGGAAAAGAGCAATCTGTTGGACTTTAGAGGATATCCGGggcataagccccgccttttgcatgcacaagattattttggaggagGGTGCCAAAACCtccattgaacatcaaaggagactaaataaagcaatgcaagaggtggtaaagaaagagataatcaagtggttagatgtcgGGGCTGTTTACCCCATTTCCGATagctcgtggacttctccggtgcaatgtgtcccaaagaaagggggcatggttgtg ATAGGTTGGCCGgacgtgctttttattgctttcttgatggataCTCCAGCAATAATCAAATCCTTATTTCTcctgaggaccaagagaagaccactttcACTTGTACCTATG AATTCGTTTGAAGATTGTTCGAACAATTTGGATAGGGTATTGGTTAGATGTAAGGAGCCAAATTTGGTGttgaattgggagaagtgtcgcttcatggtcgaggaaggcattgtccttggccacaaaatttcaaagcatggtactGAGGTTGACAAGGACAAGATTGAG gatgccaagttccaTGTCAATGAAGATTTTATGAAGGCATTCGAATTGGtaaagttcaagttgactactactcctattatcaccgcattagattggagcttgccttttgagctcaagTGTGACGCTAGTAATTTTGCGGTTGGAGCGGTGTTGGGgaaaagaatcaacaaaatcttTCATTCGATCAACTATGCTAGAaagaccatgaatgatgcccaagtcaactacacaTTGACCAAAAAGGAGTTTCttgctattgtttttgctatggagAAGTTCTGGCAGTATTTGATGGGCACTAAGGTGATTGTTCACACCGACCATGTGGCGCTTCGGTAtgatgagcaagaaagattctaa